The uncultured Paludibaculum sp. sequence AGACAAGCTGCGGCATTGAGCAACAGCGCGGCCCGCACCAACGAGCGAACCGGCATTCGATGCACCAGCCAGCCACCCAGAGGCCGAGAGACGATGCCCAACAACAGGACAGCGGAGCCCATGAGTCCGGCCGTCTTCAAGGGCGTCTGGAACGTGGTTTTGAGGAGCGTCGTGATCCAGGTGCCGACGACGATGACCAGACCAAACGAGGCCATCTGGACTATGCCAAGCAGCCACAGATCCCGGCTCCGCATCATTTCCCGCAGACCGCCTGAGGCCGGGACATGGTGCGAAGGAGGAGGCGCGAACACGATCCACCAGAGCCAGACAGTCGCCGCCACCAGGGCCGAGCCGACGAAGCCGCCGCGCCATCCGAAGGCGCTCAGCAACTGAGGCACGGCGAAGAGGACATAGCCGGAGCCAAGCACGACCGATCCGCCGAAGAAGCCCTGCGCGACGTGAAGGTCCCGGCCTTCGAACGAGGCCACGATGTACCGCGCGCCCGCCGCAAAGCACACTCCGGTTCCAATGCCCGCAACGGCCTTCCAGAAGAGCAACTGGCCGTAGGAGCCCGCGAAGGCGATGGCAAAGTTGGCGAGGACGACCCAGGCGAGAGCGGCCATCAGTACGCGCGCCGGGCCAAAGCGATCGGCCAAACGACCGCCGGGCACCTGCATGGCTGCGTGTGTGAGGAAGATTCCGGTCGTCAGCAAGCCAGCGCTGGCGTTGTCGAAACCGAACTCGGCGCGCAGGGCCGGAACCATCGGGGCATGGTTGGTGTAGTTGGCCGAGAAGGCGAAGCCAACGGCACAACCGGCGGCCAGGGCGCGTTTATTCATGGGAGCGTCGCAACAGTCTATCATTGGGCTCCAGCGACAGAGGCGGTTCGCGCGGAGGGTTCGCGCGGAGGGTTGGGTCGGGACCGCCGATCCGGACGAAGGATGGGTGGTTGATGTTGGCTTTGTTCCCCCGGCAGGGAGGAATTGGACGGCCGGTGTGCCTCTCGGCGTCGAGGTGACGGCTGGCGACAGAGTGACGGTTTCCACGTTGGACGCTGTTGGCTTTGTTCCCCCGGCAGGGAGGGATTGGACGGCCGGGGTACCTCTCGGAGTGGAGGTGACGGCTGACGACAGAGTGACGGTTTCCACGTTGGACGCTGCTGGCTTTGTTCCCCCGGCAGGGAGGGATTGGACGGCCGGGGTGCCTCTCGGTGTCGAGGTGACGGCTGGCGATGGAGCGCCAGCTTCCAAGCTGGATGGCGTTGGCTTTGTTCCGTCAGCAGCGGCGGACTGGACTTCACCGGTAGCGAGCGTGGCCCGACTGGCGGCGAGGCGAGGTTCGGAGATGTGCCTCCTCGGCGCGGGTGCCAGTTTTGGGGTGGTGGCCCTCGCGCGGAGAGCGGCCGAACCGTGCGGCGTGCGACCTGGACCTTGGGCGTACCTGGTTCTGCGTCGCCTTGTGTGGACCCACCGGCGGTCCGGCCTGATCGCTGTCAGTCCGCCATCCTTCATCCTTTTCACCTCGCTGTGAGTTGTACGGGGCCGAACCAAGCGTTTTTGAGGGGTCTGGCTGCAAATGGCTGATTTCAGGGCGAAGATAGTTTGCGAGCTGGTGAACTAAAGAAAGCTTAATGCGAAAATCGAGGCAGAGGTGAGGAGGGGAGAGGAGGGACGGGGCCTGATGGACGGGGCGGTGAGGATGAGGCAAGTTCGGGTGCGAGACGTGGGGCGGACGGCTGGGTCCCAGTGGCGTTCCTGCTTCATTGATTCCGAGAACTGCTTGGCAGGTGGCTGCGCCACTGCACCCAACTTGGGCGCTGAACTCGGAGGATTCCTTCTGGGATGGGTTCGGCTGAGGGGCTTCCCCACACATGGCGCGTAGGCGTCCTATGTATGCACCGACTTCCCAATCCTTGGCGTCTACCTTGGCCAAAACGCGGCCGTCGGTGCCCGCTTCGCTAGTGCCAATGGGGCGGGAAAGCGCAGGAAAGGAGTGACAGGCCGACCACTTTTCACCTCACTCATATCTCAGACAAACCATTGGATCAACTCGGGATGCCCTCCGTCCTGGGGCATAGCTTGCCACTATACCTACGGTGATAAGGACGACTACGGTTACCGACAGCACAACTCCATCCGAAGCCCGAACTCGGAAAAGGAGCCCTTCGAGTACGCGTCCTAACGCCAACGTTCCCGCGAACCCGAGGGCAATACCGATCAACGTCATTCGCATGCCCACAATGACAAGGGAGCGGAATACATCGACGGAGTCAGCTCCCAGGGCCATCCTCACTCCGATCTCTCTAGTCCGCTGCTCAACGATCTGGGAGAGCACTCCGTAAACACCCATCGCGGAGAGCAGCAAGGCCAGCAGGGCAAAGCCGCTCAACAGCCCAGTGCGAAAGCGTGGCTGCAGGGTGGCGTCGTCCAATAGGGCGCTCAACGTTCGCACCCGCGTGACCGGCACGTTTCGGTCCAGCATCTTGATTTGAGCCCTGAGCGCAGAGGCCAATTCGCCCCGGTTTCCGTGCCCTCGCACAACCAACTCCGCGTCGTGCCAGGGCGCCTGCGTATACGGCAGGTAGAATTCCGGCCGCGCCTGCGCTTCCAGGCGCGCTGATCGCACGTCACCGACAACCCCGACAATCTCGTGCCAAACGATACGGTCCGACTCGCGATTAAAACGAAAACGCCGGCCCAGAGGGCTCTCACCCGGCCAGTATTGCCTTGCCATGGTCTCGTTCACCAACGCCACAGCCGGAGCATTCGCTCCATCGCTATGCGCAAACGGGCGGCCGGCACGCAATGGAATCCCGAGGGTCTCGAAGTATCCGGGCGTGACAACTCGCGGGTCAGCAGCTTGCGCCGCAGGATTCGCCGGAGCAGGTCGCCCTTCGATGGCAAATACCTGATTGCTCCAGCCGCTCCCTGGCCGTTCCTCCCACCCGCCGACTTCCAGAGGCACGAGACTCGTGCCACCAGCCGACTGGACGCCCGGCAGGGCAGCGACCTTCTCAAGCAACTGCGAGAAGAACTGCTGTGGAGTGTGATGGGCATCGTCGGAATAGGTGCTGCTCGACATATCCAGCGAGAACACCGACACGCCCTCAGAGCGAAAGCCTGGGTCCACATCCTGCAAACGCACCAAGCTTCGTAGTAACACCCCGGTTGCCGAAACGAGCATCACCGCCAATGCGATCTCACCGATGACGAGATACTCGCGGAAATGCTTGTGACGAACGCTCGCCCCTGCCGAGCGTCCCTCCGTAAGCGCCGCGTTCAGATCGATCCGGCTTGAATACAGCGCAGGTACTGCACCGAAGAGAATTCCCGCCCCGACCGTCACAGCGGCAGCAAAGGTTAGAACGCCGATGTCCAGTGTCGCCTCGCTCAGACGTGGGATGGACTCACCGAGCAGGTGCTTCACGGCATCTACACTCCACGCCGAGAGCAGCACGTCGCAGACACCTCCCAGGAGAGCAATCAGGATGCTCTCGCTCAGAACCTGCCGCAACAAATCGCGCCGGCGCGCCCCCAGCGCAGCGCGAACAGTGAGTTCTTTCCGGCGCGCCGACGAGCGGGCGAGAAGAAGACCAGCCATATTCGCGCAAGCGATTAGCAATACAACCCCGACTGCTCCGAACAGGACGAGCAACGCCGTTTTCGAGGACCGTACAAGCTGATCGCGCAGTTGGACGACATTGACATCGGAGCCGACGCGGTCTTGCGGATAGCGCGTTGACAAGCGTTGAGCAATCTGACTCAATTCCGCCTGTGCCTGACCGATGCTCCGGCCTTTCGCCAACCGCCCAATGACTTCGAGCCACGGTCCGCCTCTCTGCGGTGATCCAGGAGGGGGGACCGTCACACCCATCTGGCCAGCAGACAACCAGATCTCCGTCTTCTCCGGAAACTGGAAGCCCTCCGGCATCACTCCAACAACCGCGACCGAACTCCGATGAAAGCTGTCTATTACCACGGACCGGCCCAACACGGCGAGGTCGCCGCCAAACCGGTCTCGCCACAAACTGTAGCTGAGCAACGCCACCGGCGCCGAAGACGATGCATCCTCTTCCGGCCTGAAGGTGCGACCGAGCACCGGTTTGATGCCAATGACGTCGAAGTATCCAGATGACGCATAGGCCGCGGCGATCCGCTCTGTCCCCTCAGTCCCTACTAGGTTTGCGAGCCGGGCTCCTGGCCACGCGGGCGAGTACCCAATCGCAGTGAACACGTGAGTTTCGGAACTCCAGTCGGCAAAATCGCCCGGCGTCACCAACTCCCGCTCAAAGCCGAGCCGTGGGTTGCGCTCCCACAGGGCGACGATGCGCTCCGGTTCCGGGTAAGGAAGTGGACGAAGCAGTACCGCTTGGACAATGCTGAAAAGCGCCGTATTCGCACCTATGCCAAATGCAAGTGTGAGCAGTGCAATCGAGGTAAAACCAGGGCTCTTTCGCAACACTCTGCAGGCGAACAGCAGATCCCGCAAGACAGCGCTCATGGAGTTCAGCAAGAGCATGTCTGGTACCAATTTTCCGGCCGCGAGAATTCAACATACTAGCTGCGCTCCCGTCCGAGAACGAGTTACGCCCCCGTCCGGAAGCGTCCACTAGCTGTCCGTTTCCGGGACGTCCACTTCCACCGGCCTCACGCCGTTTTCCTTCAGGGGAGAGCCCTGAGCGGCAGGCGATTGTCGCTCGACTCACTTCCTGGTGACCTTGGGACTGCCCGCAACGGGCAGCATCTGCGGCTCTTCAGTTGTATGCGGGTTCCGCTCCCTGACCCCATGATCTCCGAGATACAATTCCTGACCCGATAGATTCTTGCGTGGCACCTCGGATTTGATGAGCCGCCCCCTCGCCGACTGCCTGCTACCGGTCACCACGAGAAACCTACTGGAGCTGAACACGCGGAATGTCAGCCCATTTCGACATATCTGTCACGATCACCTTGTCGCCGGGTGCGAGGCCATGTAGTACCTGAATCAAGGGACCGGACATCGCGCCATATCGAACTGTAACGCGCCGGGCGTGTGACGTATCTTCCAGTACGAAGATGATGGCCGTGCTATTCGGTCGAGAGTCCGCGGGCCGACCGAAGAAAACGACATCCTTCATTTCGTCGGTCACGATGAGTCCTCCGACCTTACCGCCGGTCACCGCGCCTTGAGGCAGGGCTTCGGCAACCTCGACCTCACAGTTCCCAGCATCCGTACGGCCGACGACTTTGCCCGTGAGGGGTCTCGGGTTCTCTCCGATAACCAATCTGGCGCCGCGTCCCACTTCGCATTTCCCTTGGCCGTTGTCGAAGGTCAGAACTGCTCGTTGGGGTTGCAGTGATGTTAGGGTTCCGCTGGCGGATGCGAGGATGGGCATCGAACCACGCTGGACGGTATGTATCGAAACTTCGTCCATTTTCACGACCGCATCGCGCGTCTGCGCTCTCAGATCGGTGACAGAGAGTAAAGTACAAGCGAAAATCAACAGGTTCTTGTTCATAGCGGCTACGTAGTGCAAAGCAGTGCCCACAGCAAACCAGAAGAAAACTAAGACGGCTGCAATGGGTTGTTATTCAGAAGCGGGACCGACCGTTCCGGTTCCGGACGGCCTCCGGCCCGCGGACTCGACAGGTCGGGACCGACCCGTAGGGTTGGTTTGGCCGCCTCGGCTGATTCGAAGGCTGAATTACCGGCCATATGGCGGCGAGGAAGGAGTTCGGGCTTCAACTCCCATCGAAGATCAAGCGGGAACGCCTTGAGAATCATCACTTGGAGACCTGATCCGTCGGGAGTACATCAAGGATCGAACGCACAATTGCTTCTGGCTTGAGATCGCCTTCAATAAGAACAACGTGGCCGTTGGTCTGCTGCTCCGGACTTAGGCCAAACGAATTCGTGCTCCCTGGCTTGCCGAAAAGACTCGCGAACCGGGTAAGCCCATGCGGCCCAAGAACGGTCGCGCCGAACACGCTGCCCTGCAAGCGCCTGGGGCCCACGTCCCGAAGTGCTTTTGGAAGCCGCCCTTTTCCGAGTCGGGAGTTTCCAGAGTCGGATCGTCCACGTCGTTCGCATCGAGCATGACGATACCTCCGACCTCGGTCGGATAGCTGCCGCTATATACCCGAATGTGCGAAGCCGCGTCACCTGCCCCGACTAGCACGACTGGAGACGGAATGCCCGCCGCCCGTAGCAATGCGTGAAGGTCTGAAGCAACGGATTGAAAGGTCCGTGGCGATGGCCCCAGTTCGCTCCAGCCATAACCCGCGCAATCATACCAGCAAGCGCGAGTATACTTCGCGACCGCGCTTTGAACGGCGACCCAGCTGTACCCGGATTGGTGGCCGTAGGTATCAAAGACAACGGTCGGGCTCAGTTTGATTTCAACGCCGAGTTTTGCAGGAGGCTCGCGCCACCGCCTTTTGTTCCCCCTTGAGTGCGAAATATGGAGACGAGGGATCGGGCCCCACAATGCGTATCCTTGCGCCTGCTCTGGTAGATCGTCTTTAGTAGATTGCCTCTGGTAGACATTCTGCTATACTGAACCTCGATCGATATGCCGGAACGCATCGAACTCATGCAAGGGACGCTGGACCTGCTCGTCCTGCAAGTGCTGCAGTGGGGCGCGGAGCATGGCCATGGCATCGGGCAGGCGATTCGCCTGAAGACACAAGACGTGCTGCAGATCGAGCACGGTTCGCTGTATCCGGCGCTGCACCGGTTGGAGCGGCGGGGTTGGGTTGTTTCAGAGTGGAAGATGTCGGAGGCTGGACGCCGCGCGCGTTACTACAAACTCACGCCCCTGGGCCGGCGGCAAATGGCCGAGGAGCAGTCGAAATGGAAGCAACTGGTGCGCGCGGTGGCCCGCACCATGAAACCCGTGAAGGAGTGAACCCATATGTGGCGGCGCTTGTTTCACAGGCAGGCGGCGGACGCGGAGCTCGAAGAAGAGCTTGACGCTCACCGCGCAATTGAGGCCAAACAACTGATGGATGCGGGTGAGCCTCGCGAGCGGGCGGAGGCGCTGGCACGGCGGCAGCTCGGCAACCAGGCACTGATCATGGAGCTCACGCGCGAGAGCTGGGGTTGGGCCGGGCTGGCGCGCCTGTGGCAGGACGCTGAATACACGGTCCGTGCGCTACGTCGCCAGCCGGTGTTCACGGCGGCCGCCGTGCTTTCGCTGGCATTGGGGATCGCGGCCAGTACCGCTGTGTTCAGCATTGCCGACACGATCTTCCTGCGGCCACTGCCATATGCCGATGCCGGCCGCCTGATGTGGACCGGCGTCAGCTTCCCCAGCATCCATGCCGAGTTTCTACCGTCGCCGGATTTCGTCGCCTGGCGCCGCGACAACCGGGTTTTTGAACAGCTCGCGGCCAGCCAGGCGAATCAAGGGAACACTGTGTTGCTGCGAGGGCCGGACACGGCCGAGGTTCATTCCGTCCGCGTTTCGGCGAACTTCCTTGACACGCTAGGCGTGACACCCGCATTGGGACGTACGTTCACGACGCACGAGGAGCTCCCGAACGGCCCTAAGTCCGCGATCCTCACGCACCACTGCTGGAGCGACCATTTCCAGAGCCGGCGCGACGTGGTTGGCTCGCAGGTCGAACTCGACTCGCAAGCCTATACGGTAGTGGGCGTGCTGCCGGCATCGTTCGTCTATCCGGCCGACACGAAGGTGGACCTGCTCACCACTCTGCCCATTGCGCCTTCCGCCAGCCACCGGGATCGGGGCATGGCTACATGGGCCGTGTTCGGCCGTCTGAAGACCGGAGTGACATGGGCGCAGGCGCGGGCTGACGTGGAGCGGCTCTTTGCCGCAAGCAAGGCGGATGACCCCAGGCTCTTCCGCACGGATAACCGCCCGTTGCTGGAGCCTCTGAGCGACCACCGCGCCGGGAACGCGCACACGGCACTCTTTGTGCTGATGGGGGCGGCCGGCTTTCTGCTCGCGATCGCATGTGCAAATGTGGCGAATCTTCTGATGGCCCGCTGGTCCGCGCGCAGCCAGGAACTGGCGATCCGCGCCGCGCTGGGCGCAGGGCGGGCTCGCCTCGCCCGGCAACTGTTTACCGAGGTTGCAGTGCTGATCGTGGCCGGCGCGGGGGGCGCCATGATGCTGGTGACCGTGGCGCTGGGCGCGTTAGCCCGGTTCGGCTCGCGCGACTTGCCCCGGCTGGGCGAAATCGCGGTGGACTTCCGGGTCTTTGCCGTGGCACTGCTGGTGTCGCTGACGGCGGTTCTCCTTGTTGGGGCCTTCCCGGTGCTGCGCGCTGGGGCCGTCGACTTGCAGTCCGTTTTGCAGTGGAGCCCGCGTGCCGGCGTGTCCGGTGGACGGTTGGCTGCCCGACGCGCATTGGTTGCCGTGGAAGTGGCGCTGTCGGTGATCTTGCTTTCAGGCGCGGCGCTTCTTTTTCAAACGCTTTGGCATCTGCAGAACGATCGTCTCGGATTTCAGCCCGAGCATATGCTGAGCGTGTCGCTTCCGCTGTACGGTGCGAAGATGAGCAACTCGGCCAGGGACGCTCTCGCGGCCGAGATAGTGACGGAGTTGCGGCGGATGCCCGGCACGGAAGCCGCCGCAGTCACACAATGCACGCCACTGGCGGCCGGCGTTTCGATGATTACATTCTCGCGTTCCGACCGACCCCTGCCTGAGCCGTTTC is a genomic window containing:
- a CDS encoding MFS transporter — its product is MNKRALAAGCAVGFAFSANYTNHAPMVPALRAEFGFDNASAGLLTTGIFLTHAAMQVPGGRLADRFGPARVLMAALAWVVLANFAIAFAGSYGQLLFWKAVAGIGTGVCFAAGARYIVASFEGRDLHVAQGFFGGSVVLGSGYVLFAVPQLLSAFGWRGGFVGSALVAATVWLWWIVFAPPPSHHVPASGGLREMMRSRDLWLLGIVQMASFGLVIVVGTWITTLLKTTFQTPLKTAGLMGSAVLLLGIVSRPLGGWLVHRMPVRSLVRAALLLNAAACLALAWGHWIELTLASIVVLGIGCGLPYAGLFNRAAALFPGRAGAAMGLVNMVGILMILAGAPAVGFLADWTGQFQSSFLTLGAFALMAAGAASAITEKQ
- a CDS encoding PadR family transcriptional regulator, with amino-acid sequence MPERIELMQGTLDLLVLQVLQWGAEHGHGIGQAIRLKTQDVLQIEHGSLYPALHRLERRGWVVSEWKMSEAGRRARYYKLTPLGRRQMAEEQSKWKQLVRAVARTMKPVKE
- a CDS encoding ABC transporter permease — protein: MLLLNSMSAVLRDLLFACRVLRKSPGFTSIALLTLAFGIGANTALFSIVQAVLLRPLPYPEPERIVALWERNPRLGFERELVTPGDFADWSSETHVFTAIGYSPAWPGARLANLVGTEGTERIAAAYASSGYFDVIGIKPVLGRTFRPEEDASSSAPVALLSYSLWRDRFGGDLAVLGRSVVIDSFHRSSVAVVGVMPEGFQFPEKTEIWLSAGQMGVTVPPPGSPQRGGPWLEVIGRLAKGRSIGQAQAELSQIAQRLSTRYPQDRVGSDVNVVQLRDQLVRSSKTALLVLFGAVGVVLLIACANMAGLLLARSSARRKELTVRAALGARRRDLLRQVLSESILIALLGGVCDVLLSAWSVDAVKHLLGESIPRLSEATLDIGVLTFAAAVTVGAGILFGAVPALYSSRIDLNAALTEGRSAGASVRHKHFREYLVIGEIALAVMLVSATGVLLRSLVRLQDVDPGFRSEGVSVFSLDMSSSTYSDDAHHTPQQFFSQLLEKVAALPGVQSAGGTSLVPLEVGGWEERPGSGWSNQVFAIEGRPAPANPAAQAADPRVVTPGYFETLGIPLRAGRPFAHSDGANAPAVALVNETMARQYWPGESPLGRRFRFNRESDRIVWHEIVGVVGDVRSARLEAQARPEFYLPYTQAPWHDAELVVRGHGNRGELASALRAQIKMLDRNVPVTRVRTLSALLDDATLQPRFRTGLLSGFALLALLLSAMGVYGVLSQIVEQRTREIGVRMALGADSVDVFRSLVIVGMRMTLIGIALGFAGTLALGRVLEGLLFRVRASDGVVLSVTVVVLITVGIVASYAPGRRASRVDPMVCLRYE
- a CDS encoding ABC transporter permease, which produces MWRRLFHRQAADAELEEELDAHRAIEAKQLMDAGEPRERAEALARRQLGNQALIMELTRESWGWAGLARLWQDAEYTVRALRRQPVFTAAAVLSLALGIAASTAVFSIADTIFLRPLPYADAGRLMWTGVSFPSIHAEFLPSPDFVAWRRDNRVFEQLAASQANQGNTVLLRGPDTAEVHSVRVSANFLDTLGVTPALGRTFTTHEELPNGPKSAILTHHCWSDHFQSRRDVVGSQVELDSQAYTVVGVLPASFVYPADTKVDLLTTLPIAPSASHRDRGMATWAVFGRLKTGVTWAQARADVERLFAASKADDPRLFRTDNRPLLEPLSDHRAGNAHTALFVLMGAAGFLLAIACANVANLLMARWSARSQELAIRAALGAGRARLARQLFTEVAVLIVAGAGGAMMLVTVALGALARFGSRDLPRLGEIAVDFRVFAVALLVSLTAVLLVGAFPVLRAGAVDLQSVLQWSPRAGVSGGRLAARRALVAVEVALSVILLSGAALLFQTLWHLQNDRLGFQPEHMLSVSLPLYGAKMSNSARDALAAEIVTELRRMPGTEAAAVTQCTPLAAGVSMITFSRSDRPLPEPFHRGDNVGVCGAGPDYLRAAGTRLVQGRFFTDSDFQRPGTLAVINESAVRAYFPGESAIGKQILGGRANTWKSVVGVVADTKNQGLNRLAVPQAFVNDTSPVGGSDLLFLVRTLASAEVVGRTLRDGLRTTHPGLLLKTETLDQLIGQLSASPRFHTLLLSAFAALAFLIALIGIYGVLSFSVMQRRQEIGIRMALGATPGIVLRQVIREGAVFVSAGTLAGIAGSLVLTRTLATLLYGVRPNDPATYAAVMIGMAMTAAAASLLPARKAAALDPAVAVRHE